From one Triticum aestivum cultivar Chinese Spring chromosome 4B, IWGSC CS RefSeq v2.1, whole genome shotgun sequence genomic stretch:
- the LOC123091861 gene encoding protein ELF4-LIKE 4: MEGESFSGMGNGGGGGGGGGHHQVVDGKLIQTFHKSFVQVQSILDQNRMLISEINQNHESRAPDSLTRNVGLIRELNNNIRRVVGLYADLSASFAHRGAAMDGGSSEGDSSGTLRSSDAAGRAAAAGQKRVRPG; this comes from the coding sequence ATGGAAGGCGAGAGCTTCTCGGGGATGGgcaatggaggcggcggcggcggcggaggggggcACCACCAGGTGGTGGACGGGAAGCTGATCCAGACGTTCCACAAGAGCTTCGTGCAGGTGCAGAGCATCCTGGACCAAAACCGGATGCTCATCTCCGAGATCAACCAGAACCACGAGTCCCGGGCGCCGGACAGCCTCACCCGCAACGTCGGCCTCATCCGGGAGCTCAACAACAATATCCGCCGCGTCGTCGGCCTCTATGCCGACCTCTCTGCCTCCTTCGCGCACCGTGGCGCCGCCATGGACGGCGGCTCCTCAGAGGGCGACTCCTCGGGCACGCTGCGCTCCTCCGATGccgccggccgcgccgccgccgccggacagaAGCGCGTCCGGCCCGGCTAG